The following proteins are encoded in a genomic region of Streptomyces sp. NBC_01723:
- a CDS encoding phage gp6-like head-tail connector protein, giving the protein MAREYVTAADLKAQLGIDLDDTAKDVRAERAVKAASRAIDRATGRAGHGFWLDEAPTARSYRLDGRIVCEGDGDVLLVDEIGDTSGLLVEASSGDSWSTITGWEARPDNALADGKPVDSLLRLGSTWGLASTRIRVTARFGWPAVPDDIAEAAMIQASRLFKRADSPEGVMGSAEWGVVRLSRRDPDVWNLIEPYVLPGF; this is encoded by the coding sequence GTGGCCCGGGAGTACGTCACGGCGGCCGACCTCAAGGCCCAGCTCGGTATCGACCTTGACGACACTGCCAAGGACGTCCGGGCCGAGCGCGCGGTGAAGGCCGCCTCGCGCGCCATCGACCGGGCCACCGGCCGCGCGGGGCACGGCTTCTGGCTGGACGAGGCGCCGACCGCCCGCAGCTACCGGCTGGACGGGCGCATCGTCTGCGAGGGCGACGGCGACGTGCTCCTGGTCGACGAGATCGGCGACACCAGCGGCCTGCTGGTGGAGGCCAGCTCGGGCGACTCCTGGTCGACCATCACCGGCTGGGAGGCGCGCCCCGACAACGCCCTGGCCGACGGGAAGCCGGTCGACAGCCTTCTGCGCCTGGGCTCCACGTGGGGGCTGGCCTCCACCCGTATCCGAGTCACCGCGCGGTTCGGCTGGCCGGCCGTCCCGGACGACATCGCGGAGGCCGCGATGATCCAGGCGTCCCGGCTGTTCAAGCGCGCTGACTCGCCCGAGGGCGTCATGGGCTCCGCCGAGTGGGGCGTGGTCCGGCTGTCCCGCCGCGACCCCGACGTGTGGAACCTGATCGAGCCCTACGTCTTGCCCGGCTTCTGA
- a CDS encoding phage tail tape measure protein, producing the protein MSDTSLVFSLSARDETGPGMRSARDTVETETDGMADAAAQNGSKMGTALAAAGAAAGALAGAALMSTFAQAMDVSEATTRLEAQLANTTADVGAATDAMTNVFTDGWGESATEVGDAIKSVTLNMDEFTGDQQGLEDMTKKTLGLAKAFDQDLNKATAAAGQLVKTGLADDFDEAMDLIAAGLSSTANKSDDLLDTLNEYSTLFRRVGLDGQTAMGLISQGLEAGARDSDAIADAIGIFSEMALAGGEKVNEAFGSIGLNGEDIGRRMRAGGDEATSALQDTMDALRDTDNATTRLGAAQVLFGDLANTQADALYALDPASAAAAGGFEDVAGAADKVVDKLEDSPAMKMEAFKRTVQQNIIDFLGGVVLPAVTNFKDKFGSEINAAWEAAGQGGTEGIDRILDFVFVLGQRLGERIVTDLVPRAIEGLKGAGQRVAEWAMANPLEVLQAVAIAGAILLAMAALPALVAVGISAVGISLMVGFVSSLIDALVTNVPRWWNSFTGWVGDMADRAPAVFNAIGARVGGWFSGLWSNYIAGPVSRQWNSFIGSVQGLPNRAWNALGGLGNSVRRRGWDAFQSMKDAAVDRAASLVSWARGLPGSLAGALGNQGWRMYNAGLDFVYGIWDGISAAGGWLWSMVSNFASDYIVDPVKDFLHIGSPSKLAADEIGRWIPAGIAMGAEDNAGVVDEAMRSIVDPSAYQPAASQMGVAPASAGNLGAAQAQVKVLFEFVGGSRAFREFFQESVRTQAGGSVVKFAEG; encoded by the coding sequence GTGTCGGACACCAGCCTCGTGTTCTCGCTGTCCGCCCGGGACGAGACCGGGCCCGGGATGCGTTCGGCCCGGGACACGGTGGAGACCGAGACGGACGGGATGGCGGATGCCGCCGCCCAGAACGGCTCGAAGATGGGCACGGCCCTCGCCGCCGCGGGCGCCGCCGCGGGCGCCCTGGCGGGGGCCGCGCTGATGTCTACGTTCGCTCAGGCGATGGACGTCTCCGAGGCGACCACTCGCCTGGAGGCGCAGCTGGCGAACACGACCGCCGACGTCGGCGCCGCCACCGACGCCATGACCAACGTGTTCACCGACGGCTGGGGCGAGTCCGCTACCGAGGTCGGCGACGCGATCAAGTCCGTCACGCTCAACATGGACGAGTTCACCGGGGACCAGCAGGGCCTGGAGGACATGACCAAGAAGACCCTCGGACTCGCGAAGGCCTTCGACCAGGACCTCAACAAGGCCACCGCGGCCGCCGGACAGCTGGTCAAGACCGGCCTCGCCGACGACTTCGACGAGGCCATGGACCTCATCGCCGCGGGCCTCTCCAGCACCGCGAACAAGAGCGACGACCTCTTGGACACGCTCAACGAGTACAGCACCCTGTTCCGTCGCGTGGGCCTGGACGGCCAGACGGCCATGGGTCTGATCAGCCAGGGCCTGGAGGCCGGCGCGCGGGACTCCGACGCCATCGCGGACGCCATCGGCATCTTCTCCGAGATGGCCCTGGCCGGCGGCGAGAAGGTCAACGAGGCGTTCGGGTCGATCGGCCTGAACGGCGAGGACATCGGCCGGCGCATGCGCGCGGGCGGCGACGAGGCCACGTCCGCGCTGCAGGACACCATGGACGCCCTCAGGGACACCGACAACGCCACCACCCGCCTGGGTGCCGCGCAAGTCCTGTTCGGCGACCTCGCCAACACGCAGGCCGACGCCCTGTACGCGCTGGACCCGGCATCCGCCGCGGCCGCCGGCGGGTTCGAGGACGTCGCGGGCGCCGCGGACAAGGTCGTCGACAAGCTCGAGGACAGCCCCGCGATGAAGATGGAGGCGTTCAAGCGGACCGTCCAGCAGAACATCATCGACTTCCTCGGCGGCGTCGTCCTGCCCGCCGTGACGAACTTCAAGGACAAGTTCGGCAGCGAGATCAATGCCGCCTGGGAGGCCGCCGGACAGGGCGGCACCGAGGGCATCGACCGCATCCTCGACTTCGTGTTCGTCCTCGGGCAGCGTCTCGGCGAGCGCATCGTCACCGACCTCGTCCCCCGGGCCATCGAGGGCCTCAAGGGCGCGGGGCAGCGCGTCGCCGAGTGGGCCATGGCCAACCCCCTGGAAGTCCTCCAGGCCGTGGCCATCGCCGGCGCGATCCTGCTCGCCATGGCCGCGCTGCCCGCCCTGGTCGCCGTCGGCATCTCCGCCGTCGGCATCTCCCTCATGGTCGGGTTCGTCTCCAGCCTCATCGACGCCCTGGTGACCAACGTGCCCCGCTGGTGGAACAGCTTCACCGGCTGGGTCGGCGACATGGCCGACCGGGCCCCGGCGGTCTTCAACGCCATCGGCGCCCGGGTCGGCGGCTGGTTCTCCGGCCTGTGGTCCAACTACATCGCCGGACCCGTCAGCCGCCAGTGGAACAGCTTTATCGGCAGCGTGCAGGGCCTGCCCAACCGCGCCTGGAACGCCCTGGGCGGCCTCGGGAACTCCGTCCGCAGGCGTGGCTGGGACGCCTTCCAGTCGATGAAGGACGCCGCCGTCGACCGGGCCGCGTCCCTCGTCTCATGGGCCCGGGGCCTGCCCGGCAGTCTGGCGGGCGCCCTCGGCAACCAGGGCTGGCGCATGTACAACGCGGGCCTGGACTTCGTGTACGGCATCTGGGACGGCATCAGCGCGGCGGGCGGCTGGTTGTGGTCGATGGTCTCCAACTTCGCCAGCGACTACATCGTGGACCCGGTGAAGGACTTCCTGCACATCGGGTCCCCCTCGAAGCTGGCGGCCGATGAGATCGGCCGCTGGATTCCCGCCGGCATCGCTATGGGCGCCGAGGACAACGCCGGCGTGGTCGACGAGGCCATGCGCAGCATCGTCGACCCGTCCGCCTACCAGCCCGCGGCCTCGCAGATGGGCGTGGCACCCGCGTCCGCCGGGAACCTCGGCGCGGCGCAGGCCCAGGTGAAGGTGCTGTTCGAGTTCGTCGGCGGCAGCAGGGCCTTCCGCGAGTTCTTCCAGGAGTCCGTCCGCACCCAGGCGGGCGGCAGCGTCGTCAAGTTCGCGGAGGGGTGA
- a CDS encoding N-acetylmuramoyl-L-alanine amidase: protein MATPLSAGSFLSALENEGLVVVEVGDWRDHNRNSKGPWGPVNGVMIHHTVTKGSARTVDICRKGYSGLPGPLCHGVITKDGRVHLVGYGRANHAGLGDDDVLRAVIAEAKPPADDEANTDGNRHFYGFECENLGDGRDPWPDAQVEAIVRVGTAICRAHGWGARSLLRHLDWQPGKVDPRGLDWDDVLARVAKRLGVKPPTTSLPAPQKPVVDLSRLVAAARSNPKSSGQPVTYAGVRTVEAALVDEGLLAKTYSDGHYGTTTITAYAAWQRRLGYSGKDADGIPGRTSLDRLGDRHGFNVTS, encoded by the coding sequence GTGGCCACACCCCTGTCCGCAGGATCGTTCCTCTCCGCGCTGGAGAACGAGGGCCTGGTCGTCGTCGAGGTCGGCGACTGGCGCGACCACAACCGCAACTCCAAGGGCCCGTGGGGTCCCGTCAACGGTGTGATGATCCACCACACCGTCACCAAGGGCAGCGCCAGGACGGTGGACATCTGCCGCAAGGGCTACTCGGGTCTGCCCGGCCCGCTTTGCCACGGCGTGATCACCAAGGACGGCCGTGTGCACCTGGTCGGCTACGGCCGCGCGAACCATGCCGGGCTCGGGGACGATGACGTGCTGCGCGCGGTCATCGCCGAGGCCAAGCCGCCCGCCGACGACGAGGCGAACACCGACGGGAACCGGCACTTCTACGGCTTCGAGTGCGAGAACCTCGGCGACGGCCGCGACCCGTGGCCGGACGCACAGGTCGAGGCCATCGTCCGCGTCGGCACCGCGATCTGCCGCGCGCACGGCTGGGGCGCCCGCAGCCTGCTGCGGCACCTGGACTGGCAGCCCGGAAAGGTCGACCCGCGCGGCCTCGACTGGGACGACGTCCTCGCCCGCGTCGCCAAGCGCCTCGGCGTCAAGCCGCCGACCACGAGCCTGCCCGCCCCGCAGAAGCCTGTCGTCGACCTTTCCAGGCTGGTCGCCGCCGCCCGCTCCAACCCGAAATCGTCCGGCCAGCCGGTCACCTACGCCGGCGTGCGGACTGTCGAGGCCGCCCTCGTCGACGAGGGCCTGCTCGCCAAGACGTACAGCGATGGCCACTACGGCACGACCACGATCACGGCCTACGCCGCGTGGCAGCGCCGCCTCGGCTACAGCGGCAAGGACGCCGACGGCATCCCCGGCCGCACCTCCCTTGACCGCCTTGGCGACCGCCACGGCTTCAACGTCACCTCCTGA
- a CDS encoding phage major capsid protein yields MTLAELIAQARTALDTAINARQQEQDALMALRSDESLTEEQARAQIERRDTADAEVTRRQEALAGLEAEQAREEELAQLQARTVPAATRAPAYDRVHRVGAEERTYRPDQDRRGAQFQQDVAAAFLGDYEARDRLSRHMQEERTERGDQLQRAVGTGAFAGLVVPQYLTDMYAPLARTNRPFADACRRHTLPRTGMTVEISRVTTGSSVDNQSLENGSVAEQDMDDTALSVPVRTAAGQQTASRQSIERGAGVEDVILDDLFRAYGSRLDTTMLNAATVGLSNVATAVAYTDATPTTAELYPKVIEGLAGVEGALLDQASGDNLAVMHSRRWYWMQNAMGTSYPLITQPGVVAQTLGANYAEAYGRGVRGILPNGTPVIVDNNIAVNLGAGTNEDEIFLVDRQECHLWEDPDAPMYIRAEQPKAANLGVLLVVYGYYAFTFQRQPHARKIGGTGLITPTFTGA; encoded by the coding sequence ATGACTCTCGCCGAGCTGATCGCCCAGGCGCGCACCGCCCTGGACACGGCGATCAACGCACGACAGCAGGAGCAGGACGCGCTGATGGCGCTGCGCTCCGACGAGAGCCTGACTGAGGAGCAGGCCCGCGCGCAGATCGAGCGGCGCGACACGGCCGACGCCGAGGTCACCCGCCGCCAGGAGGCCCTCGCCGGCCTGGAGGCCGAGCAGGCCCGCGAGGAGGAGCTGGCGCAGCTCCAGGCCCGCACCGTGCCGGCCGCCACCCGCGCCCCGGCCTACGACCGGGTACACCGGGTCGGCGCCGAGGAGCGGACCTATCGGCCCGACCAGGACCGGCGCGGCGCCCAGTTCCAGCAGGACGTGGCCGCCGCGTTCCTCGGCGACTACGAGGCGCGCGACCGACTCTCCCGCCACATGCAGGAGGAGCGGACCGAGCGCGGCGACCAGCTCCAGCGCGCGGTCGGCACCGGCGCGTTCGCCGGCCTGGTGGTGCCGCAGTACCTGACCGACATGTACGCGCCGCTCGCCCGGACCAACCGGCCGTTCGCCGACGCGTGCCGCCGTCACACCCTGCCGCGGACCGGCATGACGGTGGAGATCTCCCGGGTCACCACCGGCTCCAGCGTCGACAACCAGTCGTTGGAGAACGGCTCGGTGGCCGAGCAGGACATGGACGACACGGCCCTGTCCGTGCCGGTCCGTACCGCGGCCGGCCAGCAGACCGCCTCCCGGCAGTCCATCGAGCGCGGCGCCGGCGTTGAGGACGTGATCCTGGACGACCTCTTCCGCGCCTACGGCAGCCGCCTGGACACGACCATGCTCAACGCGGCGACGGTGGGTCTGTCGAACGTGGCGACCGCGGTCGCCTACACCGACGCGACGCCGACCACGGCCGAGCTGTACCCGAAGGTGATCGAGGGACTGGCCGGGGTGGAGGGCGCGCTGCTGGACCAGGCGTCCGGCGACAACCTCGCGGTCATGCACTCCCGGCGCTGGTACTGGATGCAGAACGCCATGGGCACCTCGTATCCGCTGATCACTCAGCCGGGTGTCGTCGCCCAGACCCTCGGCGCGAACTACGCCGAGGCCTACGGGCGCGGCGTGCGCGGCATCCTGCCCAACGGCACCCCCGTGATCGTGGACAACAACATCGCGGTCAACCTCGGCGCGGGCACCAACGAAGACGAGATCTTCCTGGTGGACCGGCAGGAGTGCCACCTGTGGGAGGACCCGGACGCGCCCATGTACATCCGGGCCGAGCAGCCCAAGGCTGCCAACCTCGGTGTCCTGCTGGTCGTGTACGGCTACTACGCGTTCACGTTCCAGCGGCAGCCGCACGCCCGCAAGATCGGCGGGACCGGCCTGATCACGCCCACGTTCACCGGGGCCTGA
- a CDS encoding carbohydrate binding domain-containing protein: protein MPQLPPPVWAELFHSGAWSDVTEDVRVTTSPVSVTRGQSSESSSSQPTACTCDLDSRDNLYAPRNPVSPLYGKIGRNTPFRWGYTVGGPWAVLPGNVSWSALFVNEHSQLDVTGDFDLRLDLALENWSQSQMLALRYVTSNGDNRCWALEILDGFPTFLWSPDGTFASRISQAATEQVEAHNGQRLALRVTLVRNNGSGRYELRFYTGRTVDDEDWNLLGAPIIGASTTQVHPGTAYMEFGGGFNFNTDPAGGALSMMRGKAYALKLLDTGTVKVNMSTAVSAQPGGGAFTDSSGLDWNLGGGTTLTNRHIRMSGEVPAWPPTRDLSGQDNYVSIAPSGILRRMGAGTKPQDSALRRFIKTLSPLECWPLTDGPDSKAAKSMVGGRDMVQPYQAGTVAPEWGGGRLADWVEPVIAAKAETIGGLQASVRRVSSVGASWSVDLFLSGGGAPASGQFVITDTGAGTDADNQVNIQIVFSGNLDQLTLIRNSYGSDSSSSSFLANVTGVGIYDERPHHMRLTVEPGATSFWTLYIDGQFKQAGSLTGIRMKPVGRILLGWGFATVSGATATDRSFGYLTYWNSSGPSAARMWDAYMGYQGERAGVRIERLASESGYVATVAGEAVYQQRMGIQDRAQLVDLLEEASRTNFGYLLEARDRAEVIHRGQSTLWNQTPALTLDYAAGLIGAPFKPVDDDKLTENDVSVKRQYGSVPGRQVLETGELSVLDPPNGVGRYDHEYTYSLYNDDQADQVARMRLHLGTYAGVRYTRLTLNLANDRVFAMIDAILRIDVGDKIRLTNLPADHGPDAVDVLVQGYEETAGPDGWTITFNCAPGEPWTTGNASDYRRGHADTGGSQLTAGINATATSVQLTNTGERAWTSDPFDMPFDLRVGGEVLTVTAPGALVNRAANPFTDTNATGWSAESGAASSSTAVVHPDPHARGSLLLTPAGGAAFAGLLGDLSGVGTVTPGASYIISAWVYSRNGWSDVRPSIYWYDSGGGFLSTSAAGALAVPAGQWTFLQETFTAPASASQAKARLRHGNTPAATDLLYAWAVRITSATAGTGPQTFTVVRSVNGISKSHAAGADVRLAQPNYAAL from the coding sequence ATGCCGCAGCTGCCACCGCCCGTGTGGGCTGAGCTGTTCCACAGCGGAGCCTGGAGTGACGTCACCGAGGACGTGCGCGTGACCACGTCCCCGGTGTCCGTGACCCGGGGCCAGTCCTCCGAGTCGTCCTCGTCGCAGCCCACCGCCTGCACCTGCGACCTCGACAGCCGCGACAACCTGTACGCCCCCCGCAACCCCGTCAGCCCGCTGTACGGGAAGATCGGCCGCAACACGCCCTTCCGCTGGGGGTACACGGTCGGCGGCCCGTGGGCGGTGCTGCCCGGCAACGTCTCCTGGTCGGCCCTGTTCGTCAACGAGCACAGCCAGCTGGACGTCACCGGGGACTTCGACCTGCGCCTGGACCTGGCCCTGGAGAACTGGTCCCAGTCGCAGATGCTGGCCCTGCGCTACGTCACCTCCAACGGCGACAACCGGTGCTGGGCCCTGGAGATCCTCGACGGCTTCCCCACGTTCCTGTGGTCGCCGGACGGCACGTTCGCCAGCCGCATCTCGCAGGCCGCGACCGAGCAGGTCGAGGCGCACAACGGGCAGCGCCTGGCGCTGCGCGTCACCCTGGTCCGCAACAACGGATCGGGCCGCTACGAGCTGCGTTTCTACACCGGCCGCACCGTCGACGACGAGGATTGGAACCTGCTCGGCGCCCCGATCATCGGCGCCAGCACCACGCAGGTCCACCCTGGCACCGCCTACATGGAGTTCGGCGGCGGCTTCAACTTCAACACGGACCCGGCCGGCGGCGCGCTGAGCATGATGCGGGGCAAGGCTTACGCCCTCAAGCTCCTCGACACCGGAACCGTCAAGGTCAACATGAGCACCGCGGTGTCCGCGCAGCCGGGCGGTGGGGCGTTCACCGACTCCTCCGGCCTCGACTGGAACCTTGGCGGCGGCACGACCCTGACCAACCGGCACATCCGCATGTCCGGCGAGGTCCCCGCCTGGCCCCCGACACGGGACCTGTCCGGCCAGGACAACTACGTGTCCATCGCCCCGTCGGGGATCCTGCGCCGGATGGGCGCCGGCACCAAGCCGCAGGACTCCGCACTGCGCCGGTTCATCAAGACCCTGTCCCCGCTGGAGTGCTGGCCGCTCACGGACGGCCCGGACTCCAAGGCCGCGAAGTCCATGGTCGGCGGCCGCGACATGGTGCAGCCCTACCAGGCGGGCACCGTGGCCCCCGAGTGGGGCGGCGGCCGGCTGGCCGACTGGGTGGAGCCGGTCATCGCCGCGAAGGCCGAGACCATCGGCGGCCTCCAGGCGTCCGTGCGCCGGGTGTCCAGCGTCGGCGCCAGCTGGAGCGTGGACCTGTTCCTGTCCGGCGGCGGCGCCCCCGCCTCCGGCCAGTTCGTCATCACGGACACCGGCGCGGGCACGGACGCCGACAACCAGGTCAACATCCAGATCGTGTTCAGCGGCAACCTCGACCAGCTCACCCTGATCCGCAACAGCTACGGCTCCGACTCGTCCAGCTCCTCGTTCCTCGCCAACGTCACCGGGGTGGGGATCTACGACGAGCGGCCGCACCACATGCGCCTCACCGTCGAGCCCGGCGCCACCTCGTTTTGGACGCTGTACATCGACGGCCAGTTCAAGCAGGCCGGGAGCCTCACGGGCATCCGGATGAAACCGGTGGGGCGGATCCTGCTGGGGTGGGGGTTCGCCACGGTCTCCGGCGCCACGGCCACGGACCGGTCGTTCGGGTACCTCACCTACTGGAACTCCAGCGGCCCGTCCGCGGCCCGCATGTGGGACGCCTACATGGGCTATCAGGGCGAGCGCGCCGGTGTCCGCATCGAGCGGCTTGCCTCGGAGTCCGGGTACGTCGCCACGGTCGCCGGTGAAGCCGTCTACCAGCAGCGCATGGGGATCCAGGACCGGGCCCAGCTGGTCGACCTGCTCGAGGAGGCGTCCCGCACGAACTTCGGGTACCTCCTGGAGGCCCGCGACCGGGCCGAGGTCATCCACCGCGGGCAGTCCACGCTGTGGAACCAGACTCCGGCCCTCACCCTGGACTACGCGGCGGGCCTGATCGGGGCCCCGTTCAAGCCGGTCGACGACGACAAGCTGACCGAGAACGACGTCAGCGTGAAGCGGCAGTACGGCAGCGTGCCCGGCCGGCAGGTCCTGGAGACGGGTGAGCTGTCCGTCCTGGACCCGCCCAACGGGGTCGGCCGCTACGACCACGAGTACACCTACAGCCTGTACAACGACGACCAGGCCGACCAGGTCGCGCGGATGCGGCTGCACCTGGGCACCTATGCCGGCGTCCGCTACACCCGTCTGACGCTGAACCTGGCGAACGACCGGGTGTTCGCGATGATCGACGCGATCCTCCGTATCGACGTCGGGGACAAGATCCGGCTGACGAACCTGCCCGCCGATCACGGGCCGGATGCCGTGGACGTCCTCGTGCAGGGCTACGAGGAGACCGCCGGCCCCGACGGCTGGACGATCACTTTCAACTGCGCGCCGGGCGAGCCGTGGACGACCGGCAACGCCAGCGACTACCGGCGCGGCCACGCCGACACCGGCGGCAGCCAGCTGACCGCGGGCATCAACGCCACCGCGACCAGCGTGCAGCTCACGAACACGGGTGAGCGGGCATGGACCAGCGACCCGTTCGACATGCCGTTCGATCTGCGGGTGGGAGGTGAGGTCCTCACCGTCACCGCCCCGGGCGCCCTGGTCAACCGTGCGGCGAACCCGTTCACGGACACCAATGCGACCGGCTGGAGTGCCGAGAGCGGCGCCGCCAGCTCGTCAACGGCCGTCGTGCACCCCGACCCGCACGCCCGCGGCTCACTGCTCCTCACGCCCGCCGGGGGCGCCGCGTTCGCGGGCCTGCTCGGCGACCTGTCCGGCGTGGGGACCGTCACCCCCGGCGCCAGCTACATCATCTCCGCCTGGGTGTACTCCCGGAACGGGTGGAGCGACGTCCGCCCGTCCATCTACTGGTACGACAGCGGCGGCGGGTTCCTGTCCACCAGCGCCGCCGGAGCCCTCGCGGTCCCGGCGGGGCAGTGGACGTTCCTCCAGGAGACGTTCACCGCACCCGCCTCCGCCAGCCAGGCCAAGGCACGGCTGCGGCACGGCAACACGCCCGCTGCCACGGACCTGCTGTACGCGTGGGCGGTCCGCATCACCTCGGCGACCGCCGGCACCGGCCCGCAGACGTTCACGGTCGTCCGCTCCGTCAACGGCATCAGCAAGAGCCACGCCGCGGGCGCCGACGTCCGCCTGGCCCAACCCAACTACGCGGCTCTGTAG
- a CDS encoding phage tail tube protein, whose amino-acid sequence MVLTAEFLSINSNDLSEFTRKAELTVEVEEKDVTNYKSLGWKEVVGGLKSGELGCEFLQDFAATKLDAIMWPLLGTVVPFVVRADQAAVGTSNPSYSGSILINGWNPITGSVGDEATVSLGFPTSGAVTRATT is encoded by the coding sequence ATGGTGCTGACCGCCGAGTTCCTGTCCATCAACTCCAACGACCTGTCCGAGTTCACGCGCAAGGCGGAACTCACGGTCGAGGTCGAGGAGAAGGACGTCACCAACTACAAGTCGCTGGGCTGGAAGGAAGTCGTCGGCGGGCTGAAGTCCGGTGAGCTGGGCTGCGAGTTCCTCCAGGACTTCGCCGCCACGAAGCTCGACGCGATCATGTGGCCGCTGCTGGGCACGGTCGTGCCGTTCGTGGTCCGCGCCGACCAGGCCGCGGTGGGCACCAGCAACCCCTCCTACAGCGGCAGCATCCTCATCAACGGCTGGAACCCGATCACCGGGTCGGTCGGCGACGAGGCCACCGTGTCGCTGGGCTTCCCCACCTCCGGCGCCGTTACCCGCGCCACCACGTAG
- a CDS encoding GntR family transcriptional regulator, with product MIELDRDAMTPLYVQLANVLRDRIRGGEIPVGRRLPSQSELEVETGGVVSRRTIKTALEVLAEEGLVQGVQGKGVYVIALPGES from the coding sequence ATGATCGAGCTGGACCGGGACGCGATGACGCCGCTGTACGTGCAGCTGGCCAACGTGCTGCGCGACCGCATCCGCGGCGGGGAGATCCCCGTCGGTCGGCGCCTTCCCTCCCAGTCCGAGCTGGAAGTCGAGACGGGCGGCGTCGTATCACGTCGAACGATCAAGACGGCGCTCGAGGTTCTCGCCGAAGAAGGCCTGGTGCAGGGCGTGCAGGGCAAGGGCGTGTACGTGATCGCACTCCCTGGCGAGTCGTAG
- a CDS encoding HK97 family phage prohead protease: protein MTTPALAAAAAERAQQTVQRADRPSQRRCAEHASARATVRATLSGVQVRESGDAGTLEFVGQASVYEQAYEMWDMFGPYTEIVTEGAGADSLARADLDVPLVLGHDQLRRMARTTTGTLFLTESATGLDVRAPALDPADYDVAYIAPKLRAGLVDEMSFAFRIESGQWSPDYTEYRINRYDIHRGDVAIVGYGANPYTGASMRQRAAAPVTNRARALVDIALAR from the coding sequence ATGACCACACCCGCGCTCGCCGCCGCGGCGGCCGAGAGGGCGCAGCAGACCGTCCAGCGCGCCGACCGCCCCTCGCAGCGACGCTGCGCCGAGCACGCCTCCGCCCGGGCCACCGTCCGCGCCACCCTGTCCGGCGTCCAGGTCCGCGAGTCCGGTGACGCCGGAACCCTGGAGTTCGTCGGCCAGGCCAGCGTGTACGAGCAGGCCTACGAGATGTGGGACATGTTCGGCCCGTACACCGAGATCGTCACCGAGGGCGCTGGCGCCGACTCCCTGGCGCGCGCCGACCTGGACGTCCCTCTCGTCCTCGGCCACGACCAGCTGCGCCGCATGGCCCGCACCACGACCGGCACGCTGTTCCTCACGGAGAGCGCCACCGGCCTGGACGTGCGCGCACCGGCCCTGGACCCGGCGGACTACGACGTCGCGTACATCGCGCCGAAGTTGCGCGCCGGCCTCGTCGACGAGATGTCCTTCGCGTTCCGCATCGAGTCGGGCCAGTGGTCCCCGGACTACACCGAGTACCGGATCAACCGGTACGACATCCACCGCGGGGACGTCGCGATCGTCGGCTACGGCGCCAACCCCTACACCGGCGCGAGCATGCGCCAGCGCGCGGCCGCACCGGTGACGAACCGGGCCCGGGCGCTGGTCGACATCGCGCTCGCCCGCTGA